A region of the Blattabacterium cuenoti genome:
CAGTGGATATGGAGGAGTCCACCACTGTTTAATCCCACAACCTATTCATATTTTAATTGATCATGATGATCAAAAAAAATTAGTATATAAAATATTTCGTCATTCTCAAAATCCTGAAGAAATATTGAAAATCTTAGGTTATTAAGGTGATTAATAAAAATATTATGAAAAAAAAAACATTCGCAAAAATTCCTATAAAATATGCAACTCTTAAAACATCTCAAATAATCCTTATTCCTGTTCCATACGATTATACAGGGACATGGAAAAAAGGATCTAAAAAAGGACCTAAAGCTTTTTTAGATGCCTCAGAACATATGGAATTATATGATATAGAAACTAATTCTGAAGTATACAAAAGAGGAATTTTTCTTGTTAACCCTTTTGTAAATTCTTCAATTTCTTCCAGAGAAATGGTAAAAAAAGTTTATAATGTTACTAAAAAGTATCTTTTAAAAGAAAAATTTATTACTTTCATTGGTGGAGAACATTCCATTTCCATAGGAAGTATCAGAGCTTTTGGAGAAAAATATACTAATATGAGTATTCTTCATATGGATGCACATGCAGATTTACGTCCTATCTATAATGGAGATCCTTATAATCATGCATGTTCTATGCATGAAGCCTCTACAAAATATCCTGTAATACAGATAGGAATTCGAAGTATGGATATTTCAGAAAAATCGTACATCCAAAATGGGAACATCTTTTATTTTCATGAAATTTATCAAAATGATTTATGGATGAAAAAAGCTATTAAAAGACTATCTGAAAATGTATTTTTAAGCATAGATATAGATGTTCTTGATCCAAGCATAGCGCCTTCTACAGGAACTCCAGAACCAGGAGGTTTATCTTGGTACACAACTTTAAAATTTTTGAAAATGGTTTTTCAAAAGAAAAAAATTATAGGTTTTGATATTGTAGAACTTTTACCAAATGAACGAGAATTTTCTACAGATTTTTTAGTCGTTAAACTTTATTATAAACTATTGTCATACAAATATGAATTAATAACTTATCAATCATGAATCAAAAAATGATCATAACTATAGATGGATATTCTTCTTCTGGAAAAAGTACTTTATCTCAAGCGCTTTCTAAGAAATTATCATACTCCCATATAGATACTGGAGCTATGTATAGAAGTATTACTTTGTTAGCTATTAGAAAAAAAATTTTCAACAGTGATTTATGGAATGTCAAAAATTTTATACCTATTTTGAATAATATAAATTTCCAATTTAAATGGAATAAAAAATTGAATCAGACAGAAATTTTTTTAAATCAAGAAAACGTTCAATCTGAAATTAAGTCAATAGAAGTGACAGATAAAGTCAGTTTCATCGCAAGAATTCCAGAAATTCGGGAAAAATTATCAGAAATCCAAAAAAAATTTGGGAATCAAAAAGGGGTTATTATGGAAGGAAGAGACATGGGGTATAGAATTTTTCCTCATTCAGAATTAAAAATATTTATGAAAGGATCTATAAATGTTCGCGCTCATAGAAGATATCAAGATTTTCAAAAAAAAGGAAAAAAAGTTTCTTATGAAGAAATACGAAGAAACATTTTTCATAGAGATATGATGGACATTTCTCGTAAAGTTTCTCCACTTCAAAAACCTATAGATTCCGTAGAAATAGATAATACATTTCTTAATGTTGAAAAACAGTTAGATCTTGTACTTCAATTGGTAGATAAGATTAGAAAAAAAAAGAAAATATGAAACTTCTAGATGGAAAAATAGCCATAGTTACAGGTGGTTCAGGAGATATAGGAAAATCTATAGTGAAAACATTTGTAAAACATGGAGCCTATGTTATTTTTACATACTTTTCATCAAAAAAAAACGCTAAAAAATTAGTGAAAGAATTAGAAAATTCTGCAGAAGCTTACGAAATAGACCTAAAAGATTTAAATTCTTCTAAAACCTTTGTTCAAAGAGTTATAGACAAATTTGGAAGTATAGATATATTAGTCAATAATGCTGG
Encoded here:
- the speB gene encoding agmatinase; translated protein: MKKKTFAKIPIKYATLKTSQIILIPVPYDYTGTWKKGSKKGPKAFLDASEHMELYDIETNSEVYKRGIFLVNPFVNSSISSREMVKKVYNVTKKYLLKEKFITFIGGEHSISIGSIRAFGEKYTNMSILHMDAHADLRPIYNGDPYNHACSMHEASTKYPVIQIGIRSMDISEKSYIQNGNIFYFHEIYQNDLWMKKAIKRLSENVFLSIDIDVLDPSIAPSTGTPEPGGLSWYTTLKFLKMVFQKKKIIGFDIVELLPNEREFSTDFLVVKLYYKLLSYKYELITYQS
- the cmk gene encoding (d)CMP kinase: MNQKMIITIDGYSSSGKSTLSQALSKKLSYSHIDTGAMYRSITLLAIRKKIFNSDLWNVKNFIPILNNINFQFKWNKKLNQTEIFLNQENVQSEIKSIEVTDKVSFIARIPEIREKLSEIQKKFGNQKGVIMEGRDMGYRIFPHSELKIFMKGSINVRAHRRYQDFQKKGKKVSYEEIRRNIFHRDMMDISRKVSPLQKPIDSVEIDNTFLNVEKQLDLVLQLVDKIRKKKKI